The following coding sequences are from one Leptospira mayottensis 200901116 window:
- a CDS encoding DUF4105 domain-containing protein, with product MIRLFSYVLIAYLFIIPLFSENPTSRRLFIEDKIGSIQKEGIYKERSWLTLLHYEKVSENKYRSYADSDSFFLSPSGKTNPFLELETSLRVFSKDEALTDLSVECLFPARFHWIRERFSIDPNLFPIPSCPKFEEFHNQMRAHSLSVVFAAFHPEHPASLFGHTMLKFNSGTKEAEELEDVVVTYAAIIPRIVDPFSYVFNGLSGNFPGSFEIQKYKYKIYEYNEYENRSLWEYKLNIDERGIERIIRHLWEMQKNHFDYYFFDENCSFRILTLLDVGNPELRLSDRKKILVQPADTIKLMAAQKNLLLEVKFRPSIVERYRQKYGFLNESERELLRKVIKDDTDVSQGLPENRRAILYDAMIDYLLIKKSMEKGTLDEKDKERYYKYNSLRGDMGNLLKLNDYYFPPTASNPLLGHDPSQIMISAGNSSNGVFGEFNFRPVLRDFTDSYPGYSPYNQLYFLNTNIRVYENMKSPKLQEIHFIQMTSLHPIGQFLNKASWRFDVGVKSLLTEKVFKEDPGILFGFSSFGFGVASEPFYYFSRYSLIFYSFLDVRGDISDSFRRGYRLGSVATVGVLCRITERLSFHLIGDYRSYSFGDKQYFPEFSIQGNYLLTEHIALEFQYRKNYFTSLEETKFGAKLYF from the coding sequence TTGATTAGATTATTTTCTTACGTTTTAATTGCTTATCTGTTTATTATTCCTCTTTTTTCAGAAAACCCAACCTCAAGAAGACTTTTTATAGAAGATAAAATCGGAAGTATCCAAAAGGAGGGGATTTATAAAGAAAGAAGCTGGTTAACTTTATTGCACTATGAGAAAGTCTCTGAAAACAAATATAGAAGTTATGCAGACAGCGATTCCTTTTTTCTCTCTCCGTCCGGTAAGACGAATCCGTTTTTAGAATTGGAAACGAGTCTTAGGGTTTTCTCAAAAGACGAAGCTCTAACCGATCTGTCAGTCGAATGTTTATTTCCGGCCCGTTTTCATTGGATACGGGAACGGTTCTCCATAGATCCAAATTTATTTCCGATACCGTCTTGTCCTAAATTTGAAGAGTTTCATAATCAAATGAGAGCGCATTCGCTTTCTGTTGTTTTTGCCGCCTTTCACCCTGAACATCCAGCTTCCTTATTTGGACATACGATGCTTAAGTTTAATTCTGGTACTAAGGAAGCGGAAGAGTTGGAAGACGTAGTCGTTACTTACGCGGCGATAATTCCGAGAATTGTAGACCCTTTTTCCTATGTTTTCAATGGTTTGAGCGGAAATTTTCCGGGATCTTTTGAAATTCAAAAATATAAATATAAGATATACGAATATAACGAGTACGAAAATCGAAGTCTTTGGGAATATAAGCTGAATATTGACGAAAGAGGTATCGAAAGAATAATCCGCCATTTATGGGAAATGCAGAAAAATCATTTTGATTATTATTTTTTTGATGAAAATTGCTCTTTTAGAATTCTCACTTTGCTTGATGTAGGTAATCCGGAACTCCGATTATCTGATCGGAAAAAAATTTTAGTACAACCTGCCGATACGATCAAGTTAATGGCGGCTCAAAAGAACTTATTATTGGAAGTAAAGTTCAGACCTTCGATTGTAGAAAGATATAGACAAAAGTATGGTTTTCTAAATGAGTCGGAGAGGGAACTTTTAAGAAAAGTTATCAAGGACGATACGGATGTGAGTCAGGGGTTACCTGAAAACCGCAGAGCGATTCTTTATGATGCTATGATCGATTATCTTCTGATTAAAAAATCTATGGAAAAAGGAACCCTCGACGAAAAGGATAAGGAAAGGTATTATAAATATAATTCACTGAGAGGGGATATGGGAAATTTATTAAAACTCAATGATTATTATTTTCCTCCTACGGCGTCTAATCCACTTCTTGGGCACGATCCTTCTCAAATTATGATATCTGCGGGGAATTCTTCCAATGGTGTATTTGGGGAATTTAATTTTAGGCCGGTCCTAAGGGACTTTACGGATTCGTATCCTGGTTATTCTCCGTACAATCAATTATACTTTTTGAATACGAATATACGTGTTTATGAGAATATGAAATCGCCTAAACTTCAAGAGATACATTTTATTCAGATGACTTCTCTGCATCCAATCGGTCAATTCTTGAATAAGGCATCTTGGCGTTTCGATGTAGGTGTTAAATCTCTTTTGACGGAAAAAGTTTTTAAGGAAGATCCGGGTATTTTATTTGGCTTTTCTAGTTTCGGATTTGGAGTCGCTTCGGAACCGTTTTATTATTTCTCGCGTTATAGTTTGATTTTTTATTCATTTTTGGACGTGAGAGGAGATATATCCGATTCTTTTCGGAGGGGATATCGCTTGGGATCAGTCGCAACCGTCGGGGTATTGTGCAGAATTACCGAACGACTTTCGTTTCATTTGATAGGAGACTATCGTTCTTATTCTTTCGGAGATAAGCAGTATTTTCCAGAGTTTTCCATACAAGGAAATTATTTGCTAACGGAACATATCGCTTTAGAATTTCAGTATAGAAAAAACTATTTTACTTCTTTGGAAGAAACCAAGTTCGGTGCCAAACTTTATTTTTAA